From a region of the Zingiber officinale cultivar Zhangliang chromosome 10B, Zo_v1.1, whole genome shotgun sequence genome:
- the LOC122028668 gene encoding uncharacterized protein LOC122028668, translating into MSPMGVHRHLGLGGAVHLGNNRLVIRLPDLYLVRLIARSVLLAATVFSFAAVLQYGDGDRSDDAGASFLPNRLSFLGRRGLLRAEDHDFFLRDASKGGAEALPSDFVISASAGDFERADLAAVRLGRDPSESFRTPVNYAVDYIGQTGSAAMVAMLKKTTIDGGLRLRRLLSVPVAKKEALSGLEEVLLEPPGPGRLGWRRKARYLPVLTGDALDGYPRRVFVEVAPAGASGNGAVWFERNYPTMGRAFEFIHVEVKEEEATAEAEPEAGTPSLAEWLERNVKEEEYVVVKADATAVEEVVGEGSIGLVDELFLECDHQTGETEEDEAKMGRRRRPYWECLALYGKLRDAGVAVHQWWSF; encoded by the coding sequence ATGTCTCCGATGGGCGTCCATCGTCACCTCGGCCTCGGCGGCGCCGTGCATCTTGGGAACAACCGCCTCGTCATCCGCCTACCGGACCTCTACCTCGTCCGGCTCATCGCACGGTCGGTTCTCCTTGCCGCTACCGTCTTCTCCTTTGCCGCCGTCCTCCAGTACGGTGACGGCGATCGATCAGACGATGCGGGCGCTAGCTTCCTGCCGAACCGCCTCAGCTTCCTTGGCCGGCGCGGCCTGCTCCGAGCCGAGGACCACGACTTCTTCCTCCGCGATGCAAGCAAGGGAGGTGCAGAGGCGTTGCCCTCTGACTTTGTGATATCCGCCTCGGCCGGCGATTTCGAGCGTGCCGACCTCGCGGCCGTCCGATTGGGACGCGACCCATCGGAATCCTTCCGGACACCGGTGAACTACGCCGTGGATTATATCGGACAGACCGGTTCCGCCGCCATGGTGGCGATGCTGAAGAAGACTACAATCGACGGGGGCCTGAGACTTCGACGGCTTCTGTCTGTCCCGGTGGCAAAGAAAGAGGCGCTGAGCGGGCTAGAAGAAGTACTTCTGGAGCCTCCGGGTCCGGGGCGGCTGGGATGGCGGCGGAAGGCGAGGTACCTACCGGTGCTGACAGGGGACGCGCTGGACGGTTACCCTCGTCGGGTTTTCGTGGAGGTGGCCCCAGCCGGCGCATCCGGGAACGGCGCGGTGTGGTTCGAGCGCAACTACCCGACGATGGGGCGCGCCTTCGAGTTCATCCACGTGGAGGTGAAGGAGGAGGAGGCGACGGCGGAAGCGGAGCCAGAGGCGGGAACCCCATCGCTGGCGGAGTGGCTGGAGCGGAACGTGAAGGAGGAGGAGTACGTGGTGGTGAAGGCGGACGCTACGGCGGTGGAGGAGGTGGTAGGGGAGGGGTCGATCGGGTTGGTGGACGAACTGTTCCTGGAATGCGACCACCAGACGGGAGAGACGGAGGAGGACGAGGCGAAGAtgggccgccgccgccgcccgtACTGGGAGTGCCTGGCGCTCTACGGCAAGCTGAGGGACGCCGGCGTGGCGGTTCATCAATGGTGGAGCTTTTAA